In Leptolyngbya sp. NIES-2104, the genomic window TTCCGAGTTTGCGGCACGATCGCAGCAATGGAAGTGAGAACCGATGAAGAATCCGGTTACTTTAACGCGATTTCCCCACGCTTACGATCGCAGTTTCTTGAGGCTGGATTTCTCTTGCGTCCGCTCGGAGATACGCTCTACATTATGCCGCCTTACTGCATTACAGAAGCAGAATTAGAGTCAATTTATGCGGTCATCGATCGCACTTTAAACTCGCTCTAAAATTCACAGTTCCTTTATCAAACTCCTCCGGAGGAATAAAAGCGCTACTGAATATTAATGTATCAAATATAGCAAGGTAGCTGATACAAACTACTGAGCAGTCTACCAATAGAAACCTCCGATGAACAAGCTCGATGATGTTGCGTTGATTCAAAAATTTGTTGAAGGCGAACTTTCGTTTTTAGCAAATCAGAACCTCCGGATTGAACCTGCATTCAACACAGCCCAACTTTTAGCCAAAAAGGGTGAACTGGTTGCGACTGCCAAACTGGTTGGGCGAATTCGAGCCGTCTTAGTTCGGCAATCTTCGACTTATCAAGAGCTTGTCAATCGCGTGCTCGTCTCACAGCAGTATATGCCGACGGGAATCAGCGATCGTGGTTTAGTCCAATACGAACACTGTCCGATTCCTTCAGGCTACGAAGCCAACTACACCGAAGTTCGACAACTCTGGAAATCTTGGCGCAGTCACTACAGCCGTCATGCGAACGCACCTTTATTGATTCGCTCTGGTGAGACTTGGATACCCGTTCGGAAAATTGAATTCGGACAAGACAGTAACTTTTTTATCCAGGTGCCCGGAGATGAAAGAATGCTGTGTGCGACTGATCGGATCATCTGGCTCAGTCCCGCAGAATCAAACATTCCTACAGTTCCTCTGGGTTGATGCCCAGCGATCGTAATCGTTCCGCCAACTGTTGTGCTCTCATGCGCTCTTGCTCTAATTCTCGTTCCGCCTGTTCGGCTCGTTCCCGCTCTTGTTCGGCTCGTTCTCGTTCTAATCTTGCCTGATGACGTTCTCGCTCTGCCCGTTCTCGTTCCCGTTCTGCCCGTTCTCGCTCTAGTTCGGCACGTTCTTGAGCGGTCGGAAACCAGTTTTGGTCTGAATCATACCAGCGTAACCATTGACCCTCCGCAAGTTCATACCGCCCCTGCCAAAGCCCCAAACCGACTTGAATTTCCTCAAGCCAAAGTTTTGAATCCGGTAAAGATAGCGCTTGATACCGCATTCCTACAAGTTTGAACGCCCGAAAATTGTGGGTATAGCGATCGAATACCACGTAGTACGGAACACGCAAAATTTGTTCGTACACTTCCCATTTTGTGGGCGGCTGATTGACATCGCGTAAGGTCTGTCCTAAATCCTCCGCTTCTGTGCCTGGAGAAAGCAATTCGATCACCAAAAACGGCGAGACGCTCTCTTGCCAAATGACATAGCTCAACCGCAGATCTTCTTGAGCGCTCGATCGCTCTACTCCCAGGACAACGAACCAATCCGGGCGCTTATACCACAACGGGCAACGCGACTCATAGTAGAGATTGATGTCAGTCCCGATAAAAAAATCATCGGTTGGGTAAACAGGTGAACGAAAAGTTTCTCGTAATAGTTGGGGCTGGAATTCATGAAACTCGTCGGGCAAACCAGACTCCTGTGGATCTTCGCTAGGAAGATCATACATGGTGGGGAGCGGTTCTCGTGCAGGTTTGAGCGGTCTCCAGTACATAAAAGTGTGCTTTGATTCAGCGATGCTCTTATTGTATGAGGATTAACTCAATAATAGTAATCTGCAATTTTTTCAGCCAGATCCGCCCATTGCTGATCACCCGTGACCGATGCCCAATAAGCAAATCCTCGAATCACAGAGCGGTGCGACACTTCTTTCACAGCACCTACTCTAGTACGTTCTTGTCCAGCGGTGCGCTGATTGCCATCACTGCTAATTTCACCAGTGGGCAAAATTCGCGATCGCTCCCAGGCTAATCCGCGATTGATCATCGCAGCCACTCGCCAAGACAAGGGATCGTTCGGAAAGTAGACTAACCAGTGCTGAGCATAAACGAGTCCAACCATCTGATAACTGCTGTCATAGCCACCTTTTTCGGGATTGACACCATCCGAACGCTGTAAGTTCAATCCTTCCCAAATTGCAACACGAGAAAAATCAATGAGGTTCCGATCTCCAGTCAGTCTCCCCGTTAATCCGAGTGCAGCTCCTACTAAATATCGTCGGTGCGTGTAAGGTTGATTTTTCGCCATACCGGTGCGCCAAATCTCAGGGCGAATCATCCAACGGGCTGCACGATGCACAAGCGGCGTATACGTTGCAATCTGATCTGCGTATTGGGCTGCTTGAGGAGATTGTTTGAGCACTAAAAGCGATCGAGCAACGGCTTGCACAAAAAATGATGCACTATGAAACCCATCTGAAGTATCCCCAAAGCTACCATCGCTTAATTGATGATCAAAGCCCCATTGCATCATTTTAAAACCGCGATCGATTGCCGCTGGATCATTGCGAATCAAGCCACCGACAATTAAATCTTCACAATTGCGCTGGTCTTCGATGTACCATTTTTGTGAAAGTCCTTGTTCCCAGCGAACATTTGCGCTACTTGCTCCAGTCGGTGAACTGGGTTGAAACAGCTTCGAGGGATTGGGATAAAGATATTTTGGAATCAAGCTCTTGGATTCAAACCCTAGATCAGAGCCATTAGAGACTCGAACTAAGGCTTGATTCACGGCTTTGGTATTGTTAAAAATACGATCGAGAAATCGATTCAAAGACTGTCCCGCCACGCTGTGCTGGGTTCCGGTTAGCATGACGAGTAATAGCATTGCTCCAGCGATCCACCCAGTTTTCGATTTGACGAATGACATGCTACAGATTCCCCTTTGCAGCCTAGTTTTTCTTGCTCATTTGCTGTAGTCCAGTTGAGTCGAGCAACAATACGATCGCGCCTGGTAAGCTAAGCAACCAACTGAGCGCCGTAATCGTGACGGAAAGCAGAAACGCTTGTTCCGCTGTTAATTCTACTCGACCGAATAGATAAATCCACAGTCCTTCTTTTAAGCCGAGTCCGCCAAACGAAATCGGAAGTAACGTAATCACAACAATGATCGGGATAAACACTAACAATTGAAGATACGAAACCGGGATGGCTAATTGCTGTGCAATCATATAGTGATAATAAACGATCGCTAACTGTAACAGCAGAGAAAGCGCCAGCGAAGCCGCTAAGATTTGTCGATATTGCACAAAATCTTGTAACAGTAATTGTATTTTCGCCATTCGCGCCGTTAATCTTGCCAGCCGATACTTTGCAAACCAAGGCTCTACCCAGCGCAGTAGTTTTGGACTTGTGATGAGTACGACTCCACCCACGAGCGCAGCAACACAGCCGAGAAACAGAAAGATAATGTCCCACCGTCCGATCAACCGAAACGCGGGCACTAATCCGAGCACTCCAAGGGCGGACAATGCAACCAGTCCAGTAAATCGCTCTAAAAACACAGAGACTAAAGCAATCTCTGGATCTTTAGTCGTTTGAGCCAGCTTGTAAACGCGGTACACATCTCCACTCGTTGCACCTGGAAGAAAAATGTTGAGAAACATGCCAGCAAAGTAACTCTTCATCAATTCAGCGATCGGAACGGTGTGATGAGTCGTTCGTAAGATTAAGCTCCAGCGAATACAACTCATCCACTGGCAGACGGTGTAGTACAGCAATGCAAACAAGACAAACGACCAAGATAGATGCTGTAGCTGCGTCCAGGTTTGCTGAAGATTCACTTGAGTGAGTAGAAAAGCCAGCAATCCGATGCTAATCGCTCCTTTGAGAATGACGGTCACTTTTGATTTCATAGATCTTGCTCCGAACTAAGAAGATGTTTGAGAAGTGTTCGTTCATTGCTACAGCCCGCTCTGAAATGAATTTCGGGCTAATCGACGAAAGTCCATTGAAATGGACTAAGAACTTCAAACTGGCTCTGAGTCTACTTCAGTAGACTTTCCACGGTTAGCCCGAAATTCATTTCAGGGCGAGAGACAATCGAAGCGAAGAGACTGTTTATGCTTTTCAAACACTCTCTAAGGAACACCCAAATCTCGACCTTGATTTGGCACTCTGGGTAGAACACCC contains:
- a CDS encoding Uma2 family endonuclease, which gives rise to MYWRPLKPAREPLPTMYDLPSEDPQESGLPDEFHEFQPQLLRETFRSPVYPTDDFFIGTDINLYYESRCPLWYKRPDWFVVLGVERSSAQEDLRLSYVIWQESVSPFLVIELLSPGTEAEDLGQTLRDVNQPPTKWEVYEQILRVPYYVVFDRYTHNFRAFKLVGMRYQALSLPDSKLWLEEIQVGLGLWQGRYELAEGQWLRWYDSDQNWFPTAQERAELERERAERERERAERERHQARLERERAEQERERAEQAERELEQERMRAQQLAERLRSLGINPEEL
- a CDS encoding lysylphosphatidylglycerol synthase transmembrane domain-containing protein; translation: MKSKVTVILKGAISIGLLAFLLTQVNLQQTWTQLQHLSWSFVLFALLYYTVCQWMSCIRWSLILRTTHHTVPIAELMKSYFAGMFLNIFLPGATSGDVYRVYKLAQTTKDPEIALVSVFLERFTGLVALSALGVLGLVPAFRLIGRWDIIFLFLGCVAALVGGVVLITSPKLLRWVEPWFAKYRLARLTARMAKIQLLLQDFVQYRQILAASLALSLLLQLAIVYYHYMIAQQLAIPVSYLQLLVFIPIIVVITLLPISFGGLGLKEGLWIYLFGRVELTAEQAFLLSVTITALSWLLSLPGAIVLLLDSTGLQQMSKKN